A single region of the Deinococcus multiflagellatus genome encodes:
- a CDS encoding acyl-CoA-binding protein, with protein sequence MTAFEQAQQDVQTLSRKPGNDVLLKLYALYKQGSQGDVTGARPGGFDFVGGAKYDAWAGLKGMSQDDAQREYVALVETLKAHS encoded by the coding sequence ATGACGGCATTTGAACAGGCCCAGCAGGACGTGCAGACCCTCAGCCGCAAGCCCGGCAACGACGTGCTTCTGAAGTTGTACGCGCTGTACAAGCAGGGCAGCCAGGGGGACGTGACAGGCGCGCGTCCTGGCGGGTTCGACTTCGTGGGGGGCGCCAAGTACGACGCCTGGGCCGGCCTGAAAGGCATGAGTCAGGACGACGCCCAGCGTGAGTACGTGGCGCTGGTGGAAACCCTGAAAGCCCACAGCTGA
- a CDS encoding ImmA/IrrE family metallo-endopeptidase produces MKTLAADYAAGLPGLDTHSLMHGLGDVQLTFLPMGERDGAYDPEHRVILINSRVRPERQRFTLAHEISHALLLGDDDLLSDLHDAFEGERLEQVIETLCNVGAAALLIPQALLDEVLTRFGPTGRALAELSRRADISASTALYTLAEHTSAPVLYAVCAVARLSADEADDPDAPGKALTVRVSSGAPGVKYSLRPGTPIPDQHPVAVAHDTRLPIAQDSYVPFRSGRRMPAQVDAFPERHRVMVSFLLPTRGEGSSS; encoded by the coding sequence ATGAAAACGCTGGCGGCCGACTACGCGGCGGGGCTGCCGGGCCTGGATACCCACAGCCTGATGCACGGCCTGGGCGACGTGCAGCTGACCTTCCTGCCGATGGGCGAGCGCGACGGCGCCTACGATCCCGAGCACCGGGTCATTCTGATCAACAGCCGTGTACGCCCCGAGCGCCAGCGCTTCACCCTGGCCCACGAGATCAGCCACGCCCTGCTGCTGGGTGACGACGACCTGCTGAGTGACCTGCACGACGCCTTTGAAGGTGAGCGGCTGGAACAGGTGATCGAGACCCTGTGCAATGTGGGGGCCGCCGCCCTGCTGATTCCGCAGGCCCTGCTCGACGAAGTTCTGACCCGCTTTGGCCCCACCGGGCGCGCACTGGCCGAACTGTCGCGCCGCGCCGATATCAGTGCCAGCACCGCCCTGTACACCCTGGCCGAGCACACCTCGGCGCCGGTGCTGTACGCGGTGTGCGCGGTGGCCCGCCTGAGTGCCGATGAAGCCGATGACCCTGACGCCCCCGGCAAGGCGCTGACCGTGCGGGTGAGCAGCGGAGCCCCTGGCGTGAAATACAGCCTGCGCCCTGGCACCCCCATTCCGGACCAGCATCCAGTGGCCGTGGCGCACGACACCCGGCTGCCCATCGCCCAGGACAGTTACGTGCCTTTCCGCTCTGGGCGCCGGATGCCCGCCCAGGTG